The candidate division WOR-3 bacterium nucleotide sequence TAAATTCGCTGAAAAAGACGCTCACAGAATAGAACATGTTTTGAGCGAAATTTCTCTTGATAGACTTTCATTGTTCGTTGACCTCTTCGATAAAAAAAACGGTATTGATATAGGAAAATGGCAAAAGTTTTTTGAATCTTATGTCAAAAAAGCAGAAATTGAAAAATCATAGAAGAAAAAAAATTTTAACCATAATGTTAGTCCCGTCTAATATAAAACACGAAGAGGCAATTTTTTTTGCCGCAATGTTAGTTAAAACTAATATTTATACAACAGGAGGAAAATTGATCGGAAAAATCGGTGATTTATCCATCGGCGAAAAGGCAGTCATAGTCGGTTATGAAAAAAAAGGTGAAAAATACAGACAAAAACTGCTTTCAATGGGGCTTACGAAAGGAACTGTGTTGACCCTTTTGAAACGCGCTCCTCTCGGGGACCCCGTGGAAATTTCAGTGTTGAATTACAAACTTTCACTGAGAAAAGATGAAGCGGATATTTTGATCTTGGCCGGAGAAAATTACCATGAATGACACCATTGCAATAGTAGGAAATCCAAATTGCGGAAAATCAACGCTTTTCAATGGCCTCACTGGCGGGAACATCAAGACCGGAAACTGGCCCGGCGTTACGGTTGAAAAGAGAGAAGGAAGTTTTAAAAAAGACAAAATCGCGGTCACGGTCGTCGACTTGCCTGGAATATACTCGTTTTCCGCGCATTCAGAAGACGAAAAGATCGCAAGAGACTATATTTTGAGCGGAGAGTCGAACATCATCATAAATATCGTCGACGCGACAAACCTTGAAAGAAATCTATATCTGACGACCCAACTCATCGAGATGAAAATTCCTGTTTTACTTGTCCTGAACATGATGGATCTCGCTGAAAAACAAAAGATGGAAATAGACATCAAAGGTCTTTCAAAATTGCTCGATTTACCCGTTATGGCCATCAGCGCCGTTCAACAAGATGATATAGCAAAAGTTAAGATTGAAGTTATGAAAAGAATCTCAGACCCAAAAGTATCAAATGTCGAAGTGGAATATCCAAACGAAGTTGAATCAGTGATATCGAAATGGCAGGAAAAAACAACCAAAACATCCATGGCTATGTCTATTGACTCGAGGTGGATTGCCTTAAAACTCATGGAAAACGATGCATGGCTGAAAAGAAAAGTGTTTGAAAACGACGGTTTTACCGAAAGAGAAATACTCAAAGAGCAAAGCAATATTGAGAACATATTAAAAGATACACCAGATGTAATTTGCGCGGATCACCGTTATGGATTCATACATGGAATATCTAAAAAAGTTTTAAAAAGAGCTGAGCCACAAACGACATTCACCGAAAGAATTGACGGGATTGTTTTGAGCAGGTTTTGGGGTATACCCGTATTTCTTGCGGCGATGCTTGTCGTCTTTTGGACGACAATAACAATAGGCGGAGCTTTTATAGATTTTTTTGATATTTTGTTCGGGACTGTATTCGTCGATGGATTGGGCACCGTTTTAGATAAAATCGGGACTCCCTCTCTGCTGACGACTTTTTTGGCAAACGGTGTCGGCGGAGGAATTCAAATAGTCTCAACTTTTGTGCCAATAATATTTTTCATGTTCTTGATGCTTTCAATCCTCGAAGACAGCGGTTACATGGCAAGAGCCGCTTTTGTTATGGACCGTTTTCTGCGGTTTATCGGCTTGCCCGGGAAATCGTTCATCCCGTTGCTCATAGGTTTCGGTTGCACTGTTCCCGCTGTAATGGCAACAAGGACGTTGGAGAGCAAAAAAGACAAATTTCTGACAATTTTTATGACCCCCTTTATGTCTTGCGGAGCGAGACTTCCGGTTTACGCTCTTTTCGTCTCGGTTTTTTTTCAGAAAAACGGAGGATTGGTCGTTTTCTCTCTTTACATAACTGGAATAATCATCGCCATCCTCACGGGGTTGTTGCTCAAAAAAACTCTTTTCAGAGGTGAAGTTTCGTACTTGATCATGGAACTCCCTCCTTACCACCGACCGAGGTTCAGGCATATATTGCTGCATACTTGGGAAAAACTTAAGGGTTTTTTGCTTCGGGCAGGACAGGTGATCGTTCTTGTGGTAATTGTGCTGAGCTTACTAAATTCTCTCGGCACAGACGGAAGTATTGGAAACGAGAACAGCGAAAAATCTATTCTTGCAGCGGTTGGAAAATTTTTAACCCCTGTGTTCCAGCCCATAGGTATTGAACAAAAAAACTGGCCGGCAACGGTGGGTATCTTTACCGGTTTGTTTGCCAAAGAAGCTGTTGTCGGCGCTCTGAATTCCCTCTATGAACAGATGGGTTTTTCAGAAAACACTTTAGAACAGTCAGAATTTGACTTTTGGGGCAGTATTAAAGAAGCCATTATATCCGTGCCCATAAATCTAAAAGGAATTATAGGCAGTGCAGTTGACCCCCTCGGTTTGGGGTTGGTTAAAATTCGCGACAAAGATACCCTCGCCGAAGAGATTGGCGCGGAAGCGGCTCTCTTCTCGTCAATCCAAACATATTTTTCAAAGGGAAAATATCAGGCATATGCTTATCTTCTGTTTATTTTACTCTATTTCCCTTGTGTTGCGGCTTTCGGAGCAATAACAAAGGAAATGGGTCTCGCATTTGGACTATTAAACGCGGGATATTCAA carries:
- a CDS encoding ferrous iron transport protein A, coding for MLVKTNIYTTGGKLIGKIGDLSIGEKAVIVGYEKKGEKYRQKLLSMGLTKGTVLTLLKRAPLGDPVEISVLNYKLSLRKDEADILILAGENYHE
- the feoB gene encoding Fe(2+) transporter permease subunit FeoB codes for the protein MNDTIAIVGNPNCGKSTLFNGLTGGNIKTGNWPGVTVEKREGSFKKDKIAVTVVDLPGIYSFSAHSEDEKIARDYILSGESNIIINIVDATNLERNLYLTTQLIEMKIPVLLVLNMMDLAEKQKMEIDIKGLSKLLDLPVMAISAVQQDDIAKVKIEVMKRISDPKVSNVEVEYPNEVESVISKWQEKTTKTSMAMSIDSRWIALKLMENDAWLKRKVFENDGFTEREILKEQSNIENILKDTPDVICADHRYGFIHGISKKVLKRAEPQTTFTERIDGIVLSRFWGIPVFLAAMLVVFWTTITIGGAFIDFFDILFGTVFVDGLGTVLDKIGTPSLLTTFLANGVGGGIQIVSTFVPIIFFMFLMLSILEDSGYMARAAFVMDRFLRFIGLPGKSFIPLLIGFGCTVPAVMATRTLESKKDKFLTIFMTPFMSCGARLPVYALFVSVFFQKNGGLVVFSLYITGIIIAILTGLLLKKTLFRGEVSYLIMELPPYHRPRFRHILLHTWEKLKGFLLRAGQVIVLVVIVLSLLNSLGTDGSIGNENSEKSILAAVGKFLTPVFQPIGIEQKNWPATVGIFTGLFAKEAVVGALNSLYEQMGFSENTLEQSEFDFWGSIKEAIISVPINLKGIIGSAVDPLGLGLVKIRDKDTLAEEIGAEAALFSSIQTYFSKGKYQAYAYLLFILLYFPCVAAFGAITKEMGLAFGLLNAGYSTIVAWIVATLFFQITTGHNVFWIAFSVVLSVFIAILFYALKYMKIFKTQNLE